Within Propionispora hippei DSM 15287, the genomic segment GCGGTGAATACACTCTGCTTTGAGAATAGAAAAGAAGTTTTCAGCCATAGCATTATCGTAAGGATTTCCTCGTCTTGACATAGAGGGCATAATGCCATATTCTTTAGTCAGGTTGAAATATGCTTGTGAGGTGTATTGAAACCCCTGGTCGCTGTGGAGG encodes:
- a CDS encoding IS3 family transposase, whose translation is LHSDQGFQYTSQAYFNLTKEYGIMPSMSRRGNPYDNAMAENFFSILKAECIHRQKIQTLTQAQELIDDYIHFYNFERFQMKYRLTPSEKRRQSA